One genomic segment of Pseudonocardia sp. T1-2H includes these proteins:
- a CDS encoding acetate/propionate family kinase produces the protein MRILTVNAGSSTVKIRVLDGHGSPWTLVCARDLDADRGRPDPAELRRALSSLGPIDGVGHRVVHGGHRFTGPAAVDRQVRWALGDLSAMAPLHQPPALAAMDATSALLPDTPAVAAFDTAFHARLPAAASTYAVPRSWRTTFGVRRFGFHGLAHEWAARRTVALVPDASRIVVAHLGSGASLCAVTVDADGAPHSVDTTMGYTPTAGLVMGTRCGDLDPAVPLYLVERHHLPAATVAAALDRESGLLGLTGTSDMRTVRDREGAGEPDAVLAIEVWLHRLRAGIAAMTAALGGLDALVFSGGVGENQPELRRRTVNGLGYLGLALDATANATSSGSAEADISAHDAPARTLVVHAREDIVMAQQVRDVLGALGPVRARAVRPGHWGPVSPVHYGAGGRRSEV, from the coding sequence ATGCGGATCCTGACCGTCAACGCCGGCTCGAGCACGGTCAAGATCCGCGTCCTCGATGGACACGGCTCGCCGTGGACACTCGTGTGCGCGCGCGACCTCGACGCGGACCGCGGACGTCCCGACCCCGCAGAGCTGCGCCGGGCGTTGTCGTCGCTCGGCCCGATCGACGGCGTCGGCCACCGCGTCGTGCACGGAGGTCACCGGTTCACCGGCCCGGCCGCGGTGGACCGACAGGTCCGCTGGGCCCTGGGGGACCTGTCCGCGATGGCCCCGCTGCATCAACCGCCGGCGTTGGCCGCCATGGACGCCACGTCCGCGCTGCTGCCGGACACCCCGGCGGTCGCGGCCTTCGACACCGCCTTCCACGCCCGGCTGCCCGCAGCGGCCTCCACCTACGCGGTCCCGAGGTCGTGGCGGACCACGTTCGGGGTGCGCCGGTTCGGTTTTCACGGCCTCGCCCACGAGTGGGCGGCCCGTCGCACGGTCGCACTCGTGCCTGATGCCTCCCGGATCGTCGTCGCACACCTCGGGTCGGGAGCATCACTCTGCGCGGTCACCGTCGACGCCGACGGCGCGCCGCACTCCGTCGACACGACGATGGGCTACACCCCGACGGCCGGCCTGGTGATGGGGACCCGGTGCGGCGACCTGGACCCGGCCGTCCCGCTCTACCTCGTCGAACGCCATCATCTGCCGGCGGCCACCGTGGCCGCCGCCCTGGACCGGGAGTCCGGCCTGCTCGGCCTCACCGGTACGTCCGATATGCGTACCGTCCGCGACCGAGAGGGCGCAGGCGAGCCGGATGCGGTGCTCGCGATCGAGGTCTGGCTGCACCGGTTACGAGCCGGGATCGCCGCGATGACCGCCGCCCTCGGCGGGCTCGACGCGCTCGTCTTCAGCGGCGGCGTCGGCGAGAACCAGCCCGAGCTCCGGCGCCGCACCGTCAACGGGCTCGGATACCTCGGGCTGGCCCTCGACGCGACCGCGAACGCGACGTCGTCAGGCTCGGCCGAGGCAGACATCTCGGCACACGATGCCCCGGCCAGGACGCTCGTGGTGCACGCCCGAGAGGACATCGTGATGGCGCAGCAGGTCCGCGACGTGCTGGGCGCTCTGGGCCCCGTCCGGGCGCGGGCCGTGCGACCCGGCCACTGGGGGCCGGTGTCCCCTGTGCACTACGGCGCGGGCGGCCGACGCTCGGAGGTATGA